The following proteins are co-located in the Arcobacter sp. LA11 genome:
- a CDS encoding response regulator transcription factor produces the protein MKNYSTRVLLVEDEDVARKTLSFYLNTIFDEVVVACDGEEASSIFKTNFNDNKQFDLVLTDLKMPNKDGISMIDDIRNLVPNQRFIIVSAHKNEDDLLKLINLRVLGYFVKPLNIDNMMEMLKKAKEEVLADNAVSSEENDLLVLNKIYTYNKVNDKLYNEENIVKLSKKELDILKVLIEKIGEVVPVEKFKEIVWDDINTNDSAFRTVMKRLKDKVKDDDFIISHKGYGYIIEKPLVKK, from the coding sequence ATGAAAAATTACTCTACAAGGGTTTTATTAGTAGAAGATGAAGATGTTGCTAGAAAAACTCTTTCATTTTATTTGAATACAATTTTCGATGAAGTTGTTGTAGCCTGCGATGGTGAAGAAGCAAGTTCTATATTTAAAACCAATTTTAATGATAATAAACAGTTTGATTTGGTTCTTACTGATTTAAAAATGCCAAATAAAGATGGTATATCAATGATTGATGATATTAGAAATCTTGTACCTAATCAAAGATTTATTATTGTAAGTGCACATAAGAATGAAGATGATTTACTAAAATTGATTAATCTAAGGGTTCTTGGATATTTTGTAAAACCTCTTAATATTGATAATATGATGGAAATGCTTAAAAAAGCAAAAGAAGAAGTATTAGCAGATAATGCTGTTTCATCAGAAGAAAATGACTTACTTGTTTTAAATAAAATTTATACATATAATAAAGTCAATGACAAACTTTACAATGAAGAGAATATTGTAAAACTTTCTAAAAAAGAATTAGATATTTTAAAAGTTCTAATTGAAAAAATAGGAGAGGTTGTCCCTGTTGAGAAGTTTAAAGAAATTGTATGGGATGATATTAATACTAATGATTCTGCTTTTAGAACAGTTATGAAAAGATTAAAAGATAAAGTTAAAGATGATGATTTTATCATTTCTCATAAAGGTTATGGCTACATAATCGAAAAGCCTTTAGTAAAAAAATAA
- a CDS encoding PAS domain-containing protein, with the protein MFLKKRKFYTLSDIRKQLVFTPLVFVFISSALSIIVIIFILEFNKNNEIKLFSQEETFNQKLILNQYVDDIKSTASAAFDKEEFSLNQAVLQLSGYIKYANEDIDFKSLKSELKSIEEHTNLEFVIFDKTSFNIFYGENIINYLKVITNSKLELSNFQYHMLKSILYIGDDNLIYWIDNQKNKIRLSYFKNIENKNWFLGAFSKIDDMKDSTRDAILNSIVQKSKYYSESYFWFYDYDLGYVYNYYNKGQRLNAKYILEKDRLNSSNEILRKYKKNEDVQKSSNIYNFTKYNFLVSVKSYAFPSKVSTLEYEYNSKLSIAIAIVMLIAFFLIVASIIFSKFINKIFHRYNKRLETKNILYKKWKDRYELAIIASNDGLWDIDLKTKQIYFSRKWLDMFGYKNGDVNTLDEWLDLIHVDDRESVEKRLKEHFKGKSDHYIAEYRIKDKSNNYKWILVRGKAFEDKERKLKRMLMMSMDIEQRKKLTKELQYVDLLVEYGRIVIFKWKNDEEFSVQYTSKSINSYGYDVDDFEKGNIKYFEFIHEDDLENFKNDIQEAIRNDKKSFTQVHRVKDKDGEIRWVFNRTIFLKDDFGNITHLYGYINDITRMKLHEEELTLKIQDEVAKNTEKDRLLVHQSKLAAMGEMLGNIAHQWRQPLNNINLLTHFIRDNYGELSKNELDDIIKDTKIQIDYMSQTIDDFRNFYQPTKDKIKFDIKEAIIQSSKIIDTQFEESGIILNILGDEIETVNYKNEFQQVILNILNNASDAAIIKKKTIDFSPEVNIIIEKERDDLAIIKLSNNCGEVSPKIKERMFEPYFTTKFENQGTGIGLYMAKTIIEKNMNGNINVKNIKDGITFIINLPL; encoded by the coding sequence ATGTTTTTAAAAAAAAGAAAATTCTATACACTTTCTGATATTAGAAAACAGCTAGTATTTACTCCTTTAGTCTTTGTTTTTATAAGTTCAGCTTTATCAATTATTGTCATTATATTTATATTAGAATTTAATAAAAATAATGAGATCAAACTATTCTCACAAGAAGAAACATTTAATCAAAAGCTAATTTTAAATCAATATGTAGATGATATAAAATCAACTGCAAGTGCAGCTTTTGATAAAGAAGAATTTAGTTTAAATCAAGCTGTATTACAATTAAGTGGATATATTAAATATGCAAATGAAGATATAGATTTTAAAAGTTTAAAAAGTGAATTAAAGAGTATAGAAGAGCATACTAATTTAGAATTTGTAATTTTTGATAAAACAAGTTTCAATATTTTTTATGGTGAAAATATTATTAACTATTTAAAAGTAATTACCAACTCAAAATTAGAGTTAAGTAATTTTCAATATCACATGTTAAAAAGTATTCTATATATAGGTGATGATAATTTAATTTATTGGATTGATAATCAAAAGAACAAAATTAGATTAAGTTATTTTAAAAATATAGAGAATAAAAATTGGTTTTTAGGAGCATTTTCAAAGATAGATGATATGAAAGATTCTACAAGAGATGCGATACTAAATTCAATTGTACAGAAAAGTAAATATTATAGTGAAAGCTATTTTTGGTTCTATGATTATGATTTAGGATATGTTTACAATTATTATAATAAAGGACAAAGACTCAATGCTAAATATATTTTAGAAAAGGATAGATTAAATAGTTCAAATGAAATTTTAAGAAAATATAAAAAAAATGAAGACGTGCAAAAGTCTTCAAATATATATAATTTTACAAAATATAACTTCTTAGTTTCTGTTAAAAGTTATGCTTTTCCTTCAAAAGTTTCAACTCTTGAATATGAGTACAATTCAAAACTATCTATTGCAATTGCGATTGTAATGTTAATAGCATTTTTTTTAATAGTAGCTTCTATTATTTTTTCTAAATTTATAAATAAAATTTTTCATAGATATAATAAAAGATTAGAAACAAAAAATATTTTATATAAAAAATGGAAAGATAGATATGAATTAGCTATTATTGCTTCAAATGATGGGTTGTGGGATATTGATTTAAAAACTAAACAAATATATTTTTCTAGAAAATGGTTAGATATGTTTGGCTATAAAAATGGTGATGTAAATACATTAGATGAGTGGTTAGACCTAATTCATGTTGATGATAGAGAAAGTGTTGAAAAAAGATTAAAAGAGCATTTTAAAGGTAAGAGTGATCATTATATAGCTGAATATAGAATAAAAGATAAATCAAATAACTATAAATGGATTTTAGTTCGAGGTAAAGCTTTTGAAGATAAAGAAAGAAAGCTAAAACGTATGTTAATGATGTCTATGGATATTGAACAAAGAAAAAAATTGACAAAAGAACTTCAATATGTTGATTTACTTGTTGAATATGGAAGAATAGTAATTTTTAAATGGAAAAATGATGAAGAGTTCTCAGTTCAATACACTTCAAAAAGTATAAATTCATACGGCTATGATGTTGATGATTTTGAGAAAGGTAATATAAAATATTTTGAGTTTATTCATGAAGATGATTTAGAAAATTTTAAAAATGATATTCAAGAAGCAATTAGAAATGATAAGAAATCTTTCACTCAAGTACATAGAGTAAAAGATAAAGATGGTGAAATAAGATGGGTATTTAATAGAACTATTTTTCTAAAAGATGATTTTGGAAATATCACACATCTTTATGGATATATAAATGATATTACAAGAATGAAATTACATGAAGAAGAATTAACATTAAAAATTCAAGATGAAGTTGCTAAAAATACTGAGAAAGATAGACTTTTAGTACATCAAAGTAAACTTGCAGCTATGGGAGAGATGCTCGGAAATATTGCTCATCAATGGAGACAACCTTTAAATAATATCAATCTATTAACACATTTTATTAGGGATAATTATGGAGAACTTTCAAAAAATGAATTAGATGATATTATAAAAGATACTAAAATACAAATAGATTATATGTCTCAAACAATTGATGATTTTAGGAATTTTTATCAACCAACAAAAGATAAAATTAAATTTGATATAAAAGAAGCAATAATTCAAAGTTCAAAAATAATTGATACTCAGTTTGAAGAAAGTGGAATTATATTAAATATTCTTGGAGATGAAATTGAAACTGTAAATTATAAAAATGAATTTCAACAAGTTATTTTAAATATATTGAATAATGCAAGTGATGCAGCTATTATAAAAAAGAAAACTATTGATTTTTCTCCTGAGGTAAATATTATTATTGAAAAAGAAAGAGACGATTTAGCCATTATCAAACTTTCTAATAATTGTGGTGAGGTTTCACCTAAAATAAAAGAACGTATGTTTGAACCTTACTTTACTACAAAGTTCGAAAATCAGGGTACAGGAATAGGTCTTTATATGGCAAAAACAATTATTGAAAAAAATATGAATGGTAATATAAATGTTAAAAACATTAAGGACGGGATTACTTTTATCATTAATTTACCACTTTAA
- the truA gene encoding tRNA pseudouridine(38-40) synthase TruA, producing the protein MNAKFTISYDGTSYLGSQTQPNGLSVEDKLQEAFKSININTKIILSGRTDRDVHSTGQVFNCQLPAFWKNLNKLKSIMNKHLPDSIKIKKIVEVEDSFHSRFHAKKRVYRYIVTQQELSVFNSKYISFYEKIDEEKIKEAISCFIGTHDFEYFHKKGSDKDNTVRIVFDAKFYKYKDIYVFKFVANSYLRSQIRLMVGSLLKLSEGKLSIEDLKAQLKKEKRVFRIPASPYGLYLTKVFY; encoded by the coding sequence ATGAATGCAAAATTTACAATATCTTACGATGGTACTTCATATCTAGGTTCACAAACACAGCCTAATGGTTTAAGTGTAGAAGATAAATTACAAGAAGCTTTTAAATCTATAAATATTAATACTAAAATAATTTTAAGTGGTAGAACAGATAGAGATGTTCATTCTACAGGGCAAGTTTTTAATTGCCAGCTACCTGCATTTTGGAAAAATTTAAATAAACTTAAATCTATAATGAATAAACATCTTCCTGATTCTATAAAAATAAAAAAGATAGTTGAAGTTGAAGATTCATTTCATTCAAGATTTCATGCGAAAAAAAGAGTTTATCGTTATATAGTTACGCAACAAGAGTTAAGTGTTTTTAATTCTAAGTATATATCTTTTTATGAAAAAATAGATGAAGAAAAAATAAAAGAAGCTATAAGTTGTTTTATTGGAACACATGATTTTGAATATTTTCATAAGAAAGGTAGTGATAAAGATAATACAGTTAGAATTGTATTTGATGCAAAATTTTATAAATACAAAGATATTTATGTTTTTAAGTTTGTAGCGAACTCTTATTTAAGGTCACAAATAAGGCTAATGGTTGGAAGTTTACTAAAACTTAGTGAAGGTAAATTATCAATTGAAGACTTAAAAGCACAACTAAAAAAAGAAAAACGTGTTTTTAGGATTCCTGCTAGTCCATATGGTCTTTATTTAACAAAGGTGTTTTATTAA